Proteins encoded within one genomic window of Mycobacteriales bacterium:
- the pcaC gene encoding 4-carboxymuconolactone decarboxylase: MSADPYDDGMRIRREVLGEEHVDRAVAATTPFTAPFQEMLTRYAWGGVWARPGLDRRTRSCITLATLTALHCRDEIALHVRAALRNGLTADEISEVLLHTAVYAGVPAANEAFRIAQDVLADEGAS, from the coding sequence ATGAGCGCCGACCCCTATGACGACGGGATGCGGATCCGACGTGAGGTGCTCGGCGAGGAGCACGTGGACCGTGCAGTGGCCGCAACCACGCCGTTCACCGCGCCGTTCCAGGAGATGCTCACCCGTTATGCCTGGGGCGGGGTCTGGGCCAGGCCGGGCCTCGACCGGCGTACCCGCAGCTGCATCACCCTCGCCACGCTCACCGCGTTGCACTGCCGCGACGAGATCGCCCTGCACGTGCGCGCCGCACTGCGCAACGGGCTGACCGCCGACGAGATCTCGGAGGTACTGCTGCATACCGCCGTCTACGCCGGCGTTCCCGCGGCCAACGAGGCGTTCCGCATCGCCCAGGACGTGCTGGCCGACGAAGGCGCGTCGTGA
- the pcaD gene encoding 3-oxoadipate enol-lactonase — protein sequence MSVVDVHFAVDGPSDAPVVVLSPSLGTTLHMWDPQVARLRDRYRVVRYDHRGHGKSPVPNGPYRIGDLGGDLVRLLDTLGVEAAHVCGLSLGGMTGMWVAAHEPGRVQSLVLCCTSPHLDPAAWVQRAAAVRSGGTISVADTVVDRWFTPPWAAAHPEAVDRVRQMIVASPDDGYAACCDAIRTLDLRDDLPAIRARTLVVAGADDLATPPEHGRAIAGRIPDARLEILSSAAHLANIEQAETVTELLLDHLSDEGAR from the coding sequence GTGAGCGTGGTCGACGTCCATTTCGCCGTGGACGGTCCGAGCGACGCGCCCGTTGTCGTTCTCTCGCCGAGTCTCGGGACGACGCTGCACATGTGGGACCCGCAGGTGGCCCGCCTGCGCGACCGGTACCGCGTGGTGCGCTACGACCACCGCGGCCACGGGAAATCGCCGGTTCCCAACGGGCCCTACCGGATCGGCGACCTCGGCGGCGATCTCGTGCGGCTGCTCGACACGCTCGGCGTCGAGGCGGCACATGTGTGTGGTCTGTCCCTCGGCGGAATGACCGGCATGTGGGTCGCCGCCCACGAACCCGGCCGGGTGCAGAGCCTCGTGCTGTGCTGTACGTCGCCACACCTCGACCCCGCGGCCTGGGTCCAGCGCGCCGCGGCGGTCCGGTCCGGCGGCACGATCTCCGTCGCCGACACCGTCGTCGACCGGTGGTTCACGCCGCCGTGGGCGGCCGCCCACCCGGAGGCGGTCGACCGGGTCCGGCAGATGATCGTCGCCAGCCCCGACGACGGCTACGCGGCCTGCTGCGACGCGATCCGGACGCTCGACCTCCGCGACGACCTGCCGGCGATCCGCGCGCGGACCCTCGTCGTCGCCGGCGCAGATGATCTCGCGACTCCGCCCGAGCACGGCCGGGCGATCGCCGGACGCATCCCGGATGCCCGGCTCGAGATCCTCTCCTCCGCAGCACATCTCGCCAACATCGAGCAGGCCGAGACCGTCACCGAACTCCTGCTCGACCATCTCTCCGACGAAGGAGCCCGATGA
- the pcaB gene encoding 3-carboxy-cis,cis-muconate cycloisomerase: MRPSSSPSEPPAAGLFDAVLARGPVPALVSDAAWLQAMLDAEAALARAEAAVGIFPAAYAEAIATACHADRYDVTRLSAEAADSGNPVIPLVRALTALVQAAAGDDAAGWVHFGATSQDVLDTATGIVAGHAGTAIVNDLRNAGDAAARLARDHATTVMAGRTLLQQATPTTFGLAAATWLDGLDRATDDVWAAVSALPVQLGGATGTLASLGPHGVAVLGEFARQLGLSEPVVAWHTSRVPVARFATALGVASGAIAKVAGDVVHLAQTEIGEVSEGNPARGGSSTMPHKRNPVAAVSALAGARQAPGLVATLLASMEQEHQRAAGAWHAEWQPLRSLLVSTGSAAAWLADCLSDLQVDAARMGSNLGLTGGLVLGERISTALQPAVGRLEAHDLVAAASRRAVEENIELLDVLLATSEIRDHLKEDDLRRLMDPATYLGSAAVFVDRAVARHEALR, translated from the coding sequence ATGAGACCGTCTTCTTCGCCGTCTGAGCCGCCCGCGGCCGGGCTTTTCGACGCGGTTCTCGCCCGCGGTCCGGTGCCTGCACTGGTCAGCGATGCCGCCTGGCTGCAGGCGATGCTCGACGCGGAGGCGGCGCTCGCCCGCGCCGAGGCTGCGGTGGGCATCTTCCCCGCCGCCTACGCCGAAGCCATCGCGACGGCGTGCCACGCCGACCGGTACGACGTCACCCGCCTCAGCGCTGAGGCAGCCGACTCGGGCAATCCGGTGATCCCGCTCGTCCGGGCACTCACTGCGCTCGTCCAGGCGGCGGCCGGCGACGACGCCGCGGGCTGGGTGCACTTCGGCGCCACCAGCCAGGACGTCCTGGACACTGCGACCGGCATCGTCGCCGGCCATGCCGGCACAGCGATCGTGAACGACCTCCGGAACGCCGGCGACGCCGCGGCCCGCCTGGCGCGCGATCACGCGACCACGGTGATGGCCGGCCGGACGCTGCTGCAACAGGCGACGCCGACGACCTTCGGGCTCGCGGCGGCGACCTGGCTGGACGGTCTCGACCGGGCCACCGACGACGTGTGGGCCGCGGTCTCCGCGCTTCCGGTCCAACTTGGTGGCGCGACCGGGACGCTCGCCTCCCTCGGGCCGCACGGTGTCGCGGTGCTCGGCGAATTCGCGCGGCAACTTGGCCTCTCTGAACCCGTCGTGGCCTGGCACACGAGCCGGGTTCCGGTCGCGCGGTTCGCGACCGCTCTCGGCGTCGCGTCCGGTGCGATCGCGAAGGTCGCCGGTGACGTCGTACACCTGGCGCAGACCGAGATCGGCGAGGTGAGCGAAGGGAACCCGGCGCGCGGCGGATCATCCACGATGCCGCACAAGCGGAACCCGGTCGCCGCAGTGTCGGCGTTGGCCGGGGCGCGGCAGGCACCGGGACTGGTGGCGACCCTGCTGGCGTCGATGGAGCAGGAACACCAACGGGCCGCCGGCGCCTGGCACGCCGAGTGGCAGCCGTTGCGGTCGCTGCTGGTGAGCACCGGATCGGCGGCGGCCTGGCTCGCCGACTGCCTGAGCGATCTGCAGGTCGACGCGGCGCGGATGGGCAGCAACCTGGGGCTGACCGGCGGCCTGGTGCTCGGCGAGCGCATCTCGACCGCTCTGCAGCCGGCCGTCGGCCGGCTCGAGGCGCACGACCTCGTCGCTGCGGCATCCCGACGCGCAGTCGAGGAGAACATCGAGTTGCTCGACGTACTGCTCGCGACATCGGAGATCCGGGACCACCTCAAGGAGGACGACTTGCGCCGACTGATGGATCCCGCGACCTACCTTGGCAGCGCCGCGGTCTTCGTCGATCGCGCCGTCGCGCGGCACGAGGCGCTCCGGTGA
- the pcaG gene encoding protocatechuate 3,4-dioxygenase subunit alpha, with protein sequence MSALPLTPSQTVGPFLHIALSWEDGPFVVPEGTAGAIWLRGRILDGAGDPVPDGLVETWQADADGGLDHMVDAPDDRATDSFRGFGRCPTGPRGDWAMLTRKPGAVPGTDGQPQAPYVDVSVFARGLLNRLVTRIYFADETDANRVDPVLRSVPERRRHTVLAEPTGDGYHLDIRLQGEHETVFFAV encoded by the coding sequence ATGAGCGCGCTGCCCCTCACCCCCTCACAGACGGTCGGCCCGTTCCTGCACATCGCGCTCAGCTGGGAGGACGGCCCGTTCGTCGTCCCGGAAGGAACCGCGGGCGCCATCTGGCTACGCGGGCGGATCCTCGACGGGGCCGGCGATCCGGTGCCGGACGGGCTGGTCGAGACGTGGCAGGCCGACGCCGACGGCGGTCTCGATCACATGGTCGATGCGCCCGACGATCGAGCCACCGACAGCTTCCGCGGCTTCGGGCGTTGCCCGACCGGACCACGCGGCGACTGGGCGATGCTGACGCGCAAGCCCGGTGCCGTCCCGGGGACGGACGGGCAACCGCAGGCACCGTACGTCGACGTCTCGGTCTTCGCGCGGGGGCTGCTCAACCGGCTCGTCACCCGCATCTATTTCGCCGACGAGACCGACGCCAACCGGGTGGACCCGGTGCTCCGCTCGGTGCCCGAACGCCGGCGGCACACCGTGCTGGCCGAGCCGACCGGCGACGGCTATCACCTCGACATCCGGCTGCAGGGTGAGCATGAGACCGTCTTCTTCGCCGTCTGA
- the pcaH gene encoding protocatechuate 3,4-dioxygenase subunit beta has translation MTDVHPDYLYPAYVSTRARAPGEKLLALPESLTELTGPVLGADRMGKDDDDLTRAHGAEPIGQRIVVEGRVLDSDGRAVPHTLVEIWQANAAGRYRHVVDDWPAPLDPNFTGVGRTLTDADGRYRFTTIKPGAYPWRNHHNAWRPAHIHFSLFGRAFTQRLVTQMYFPDDPLFAQDPIYNSVPEAARTRMVSRFDLDRTEPEWALAFTFDIVLRGRDATPFESEADDE, from the coding sequence ATGACCGACGTACACCCGGACTACCTGTACCCGGCCTATGTGTCGACCCGCGCCCGGGCTCCGGGCGAGAAACTGCTCGCTCTGCCGGAGAGCCTCACCGAGCTCACCGGTCCGGTGCTCGGCGCCGACCGGATGGGCAAGGACGACGACGATCTCACCCGCGCACACGGGGCCGAGCCGATCGGCCAGCGGATCGTGGTCGAGGGACGGGTGCTGGACAGCGACGGGCGGGCGGTTCCCCACACTCTGGTGGAGATCTGGCAGGCCAACGCGGCCGGCCGCTACCGGCACGTCGTCGACGACTGGCCCGCGCCGCTCGACCCCAACTTCACCGGCGTGGGCCGCACCCTGACCGATGCCGACGGCCGCTACCGTTTCACCACGATCAAGCCGGGCGCCTATCCGTGGCGCAACCACCACAACGCCTGGCGTCCGGCCCACATCCACTTCTCGCTCTTCGGACGAGCCTTCACCCAGCGGCTCGTCACCCAGATGTACTTCCCCGACGACCCGCTCTTCGCCCAGGACCCGATCTACAACTCGGTGCCCGAAGCCGCGCGGACCCGCATGGTCAGCCGGTTCGATCTCGACCGGACCGAACCGGAGTGGGCGCTCGCGTTCACCTTCGACATCGTGCTCCGCGGACGCGATGCGACCCCGTTCGAGAGCGAGGCGGACGACGAATGA
- a CDS encoding 4-hydroxybenzoate 3-monooxygenase: MRTQVGIVGAGPAGLTLAHLLHLQGIDSVVIEARSRAYIESRVRAGVLEAPSVALLHEIGVGERLGREGLGHEGTILRFSRRSHRIDFTALTGSMITVYGQQEVVKDLVAARVSSGRPLFFEVEDVSLIDVDGDRPRINFVHEDQEQTVECDFIAGCDGFHGISRGAVPAGLLAIFERVLPYAWLGILARTHPSTTELIYANHEDGFALHSMRTPEITRQYLQVEPGTDLADWPDDRIWAELSKRLADDEGFHLEEGEIFDKGITPMRCFVAEPMQYGALFLVGDAAHIVPATGAKGMNLAIADASTLAHALGGHYLGATDEPLRAYTRTCLGRVWRVQHFSSWMTSMMHRAPDQDDFDRRLQLSQLDYVTSSTAAATSLAENYVGMPFPTPWAWTR; this comes from the coding sequence TTGCGGACGCAGGTCGGCATCGTCGGGGCGGGCCCCGCCGGGCTGACCCTCGCCCACCTGCTGCACCTGCAGGGCATCGACTCCGTGGTCATCGAGGCGCGCAGCCGGGCCTATATCGAGTCCCGGGTGCGCGCCGGAGTCCTCGAGGCGCCCTCGGTCGCCCTGCTCCACGAGATCGGTGTGGGCGAACGCTTGGGCCGGGAGGGCCTCGGGCACGAAGGAACGATCCTGCGGTTCAGCCGCCGTTCGCACCGCATCGACTTCACGGCGCTCACCGGATCGATGATCACGGTGTACGGGCAGCAGGAGGTCGTGAAGGACCTGGTGGCCGCGAGGGTTTCGTCGGGTCGGCCGCTGTTCTTCGAGGTCGAGGACGTGTCCCTGATCGACGTCGACGGCGACCGGCCGAGGATCAATTTCGTCCACGAGGATCAAGAACAGACGGTCGAGTGCGACTTCATCGCCGGATGCGACGGCTTCCACGGAATCAGCCGGGGCGCCGTCCCGGCGGGACTGCTCGCCATATTCGAACGGGTGCTTCCCTACGCCTGGCTGGGAATCCTGGCCAGGACCCACCCGTCGACGACGGAGTTGATCTACGCCAACCACGAGGACGGCTTCGCCCTGCACAGCATGCGGACGCCGGAGATCACCCGGCAGTACCTGCAGGTCGAGCCCGGCACCGACCTCGCCGACTGGCCGGACGACCGCATCTGGGCGGAGTTGTCGAAGCGGCTCGCCGACGACGAGGGGTTCCACCTGGAGGAGGGTGAGATCTTCGACAAGGGCATCACTCCGATGCGCTGCTTCGTCGCCGAACCGATGCAGTACGGCGCATTGTTTCTCGTCGGCGACGCGGCCCACATCGTCCCGGCGACAGGGGCGAAGGGCATGAACCTGGCGATCGCCGACGCCAGCACTCTCGCGCACGCCCTGGGCGGGCACTACCTCGGTGCGACCGACGAGCCGCTGCGGGCCTACACCCGCACCTGCCTCGGTAGGGTGTGGCGGGTCCAGCACTTCTCCTCGTGGATGACGTCGATGATGCACCGGGCACCCGACCAGGACGACTTCGACCGCCGTCTGCAGCTGTCGCAGCTCGACTATGTGACGTCGTCCACCGCAGCGGCGACCAGCCTCGCCGAGAACTACGTGGGCATGCCGTTCCCGACCCCGTGGGCATGGACTCGATGA
- a CDS encoding MFS transporter — MSETPTEPTTAREPLSAQSVIARLERIDVWSLSYLYIGIIGLGFLFTFYDIFDINVSFIQTCVALRPGCTPATALGDLRLPVVLNLVGYVIGTLVLSPLADRLGRRNMLLITMLITGLGSLYTALAPDYANFVAGRIVTGIGIGADLAIVNTYINEVAPRRQRGRYTAIIFTMSAVGAFVGIWLGLLLTTPKAPWPLGLPFALADKGFESGWRWMYAVGALLALVAILLRIELPESPRWLVGQRRIRDADGVVRRMEERASRRGPLAAPIDVAEVVPTPPERAPYSELLRSPRYLRRSVLLLATWFLAYITVYAFSSGFTAVLTGLHYEPSEAGVITAVGTLGFIAQGLFTSVVVERLERRYWLPIGAVLTIVGAVLVAEGGTTLTTAFVGSALIFFGFNLWVSPTYALSAESFPTRIRTTGFAVVDGVGHLGGGVGILVLAPALPHLSVLGALLLICSFQVVAAVVVQFVPHTRNRPLDTVSP; from the coding sequence GTGTCCGAGACCCCGACCGAACCGACGACCGCCCGCGAGCCGCTCTCCGCGCAGAGCGTGATCGCGCGGCTGGAACGCATCGACGTCTGGTCGCTGTCCTACCTCTACATCGGGATCATCGGCCTGGGGTTTCTGTTCACCTTCTACGACATCTTCGACATCAACGTGTCCTTCATCCAGACCTGCGTGGCGCTGCGGCCCGGATGCACGCCGGCGACCGCCCTCGGCGACCTGCGGCTGCCGGTCGTGCTCAACCTGGTCGGTTACGTGATCGGCACCCTGGTGCTCAGCCCGCTCGCCGATCGGCTCGGCCGCCGCAACATGTTGCTCATCACGATGCTGATCACCGGCCTGGGTTCGCTCTACACCGCTCTCGCCCCGGACTACGCCAACTTCGTCGCGGGCCGCATCGTGACCGGTATCGGGATCGGCGCCGACCTCGCCATCGTCAACACCTACATCAACGAGGTCGCGCCCCGGCGCCAGCGGGGGCGCTACACGGCGATCATCTTCACGATGTCGGCGGTCGGCGCCTTCGTCGGGATCTGGCTCGGCCTGCTGCTCACCACACCGAAGGCGCCGTGGCCGCTCGGACTGCCCTTCGCGTTGGCGGACAAGGGATTTGAGAGCGGATGGCGATGGATGTACGCCGTCGGTGCGCTGCTCGCGCTGGTCGCGATCCTGCTCCGGATCGAACTCCCCGAGTCGCCCCGATGGCTGGTGGGCCAGCGCCGGATCCGGGACGCCGATGGCGTCGTACGACGGATGGAGGAGCGGGCCTCCCGCCGCGGCCCGCTGGCCGCACCGATCGACGTGGCGGAGGTGGTGCCCACTCCGCCGGAGCGGGCGCCCTACTCCGAACTGCTACGCAGCCCCCGCTATCTGCGGCGAAGTGTGCTCCTGCTCGCGACCTGGTTCCTCGCCTACATCACCGTCTACGCCTTCTCTTCCGGGTTCACCGCGGTCCTCACCGGACTGCACTACGAGCCGTCGGAGGCCGGCGTCATCACGGCGGTGGGCACCCTCGGCTTCATCGCCCAAGGTCTCTTCACCAGCGTCGTGGTCGAAAGGCTCGAAAGGCGGTACTGGCTGCCGATCGGAGCCGTGCTCACCATCGTCGGAGCGGTTCTGGTCGCGGAGGGCGGGACCACGCTGACGACCGCATTCGTCGGGTCCGCTCTGATCTTTTTCGGCTTCAACCTGTGGGTGTCGCCGACGTATGCGCTGTCCGCGGAGAGCTTCCCCACCCGCATCCGCACCACCGGATTCGCGGTCGTGGACGGCGTGGGCCATCTCGGCGGCGGTGTGGGCATCCTGGTGCTCGCACCCGCCCTGCCGCACCTGTCGGTGCTGGGCGCCCTTTTGCTGATCTGCTCCTTCCAGGTCGTCGCCGCCGTGGTCGTGCAGTTCGTTCCGCACACCCGGAACCGTCCGCTCGATACGGTGTCCCCCTGA
- a CDS encoding IclR family transcriptional regulator has product MTSKVLAILDAFGPTRTELTLYEIARRASLPPPTAHRLLAELVGWGAIERTAERSYRVGLRLWEVAALAPRGLGLRDLALPFLEDLYEVTHEHVQLAVLDNLEALFVEKISGRSAVPIVTRVGGRLPLHATAVGQVLLAHADPSVLDDVLARGLPRFTDNTITSARRLRRVLADIRLRGEATCWEQLTYGAVSVAAPVAGDCGTVVAGLSVVVPTSAEDVRRLVPAVQAAARGISRAVRGAGSSVGVVRR; this is encoded by the coding sequence GTGACCAGCAAGGTCCTGGCGATCCTCGACGCGTTCGGACCGACCCGCACCGAGCTCACCCTCTACGAGATCGCGCGGCGCGCCTCGCTACCGCCGCCGACGGCGCACCGGCTACTGGCCGAGCTGGTCGGGTGGGGAGCGATCGAACGGACCGCCGAGCGGTCCTACCGGGTGGGCCTGCGGCTGTGGGAGGTCGCCGCGCTCGCGCCCCGGGGGCTGGGCCTGCGCGATCTGGCGCTGCCGTTTCTCGAGGACCTCTACGAGGTCACCCACGAGCACGTGCAGTTGGCCGTGCTCGACAACCTCGAAGCCCTCTTCGTCGAGAAGATCTCGGGCCGCAGCGCCGTACCCATCGTGACCCGCGTCGGGGGCCGGTTGCCGCTCCACGCGACCGCGGTGGGTCAGGTGCTGCTCGCCCATGCCGACCCTTCAGTGCTCGACGACGTCCTGGCGCGCGGACTGCCACGGTTCACGGACAACACGATCACCTCCGCCCGCCGCCTCCGCCGGGTCCTCGCCGACATCAGGCTGCGCGGAGAGGCCACCTGCTGGGAGCAGCTGACCTACGGCGCCGTATCCGTGGCTGCCCCGGTCGCCGGTGACTGCGGCACTGTCGTCGCGGGGCTGTCCGTCGTCGTCCCGACCTCGGCCGAGGACGTCCGCCGGCTCGTCCCCGCGGTGCAGGCCGCCGCCCGGGGCATCTCACGCGCCGTTCGCGGCGCGGGCAGTTCCGTCGGAGTCGTCCGGCGCTGA
- a CDS encoding family 43 glycosylhydrolase, translating to MTVLAAAAIVAALVPWAATASAARGSGSTYTNPVSAGYSIDFPDPSVMKGKDGDWYAYSTGGPYDETGASDPIKMARSADLTHWQKLGAVFTDANTPTWSVPSAGFWAPDIRYLNGHYVLYFVSPNTTTSADTFDPAIGVATAPTPAGPWTDSGKPLLAPQKNANGAGYTTVIDPAEFTDTDGSRYLYYGSYGTGIRVIRLTADGMHTVGAARQVTSTRFEGSYVIQRDGWYYLMASSANCCAGATTGYTVFAGRARSPLGPFRDKEGVSLLGSDTGGTIVVAPNGNRWVGTGHNAIVTDLSGQTFLAYHAVDKNRPYLDGSPGFTMRPMLLDRLDWIDGWPTVRGGAWASDTPQVAPVTRGTVDDTFTAGTDLHAATGSLDVRPADPGSDAGGYGRLGGPTSLAVSDAALPADVHVEADVRSAGDADSVGVVARYRDPADNIRAVLDAAGHTLRIISTVHGRSVAREIGLPADFVASAWHTLAVDVRGRQISAQISDARLGDPYAAVTATAPAIPGGSRAGVTGVGAVDVDNVAAAGLYRPQTRTAPLPRIGRLDPRASDEFRAGLGTGWSWLRQDPDAQVSGGQLTWPTEDSDLSGASAGQAGVLLRDPPGGDYTVETKLSMNLGVDTVRNYQQAGLVVYLADDHFLRLDHVAVDGTRIVEFGKRETFAGVSSWGGAVIGPPSGTVWLRIAHRTDPATGEGLYRAGSSRDGRHWIWGAVWTLPAGSQPRIGLVSQGSSPATDQAVGKAIARFDYFRVYR from the coding sequence GTGACGGTTCTGGCGGCCGCGGCAATCGTGGCCGCGCTGGTCCCCTGGGCGGCGACGGCATCCGCGGCACGCGGCTCGGGGTCGACGTACACCAATCCGGTGAGCGCCGGCTATTCGATCGACTTCCCCGATCCGTCGGTGATGAAAGGCAAGGACGGCGACTGGTACGCCTACTCCACCGGCGGACCGTACGACGAGACCGGCGCGAGCGACCCGATCAAGATGGCCCGCTCGGCCGACCTCACCCACTGGCAAAAGCTTGGCGCGGTCTTCACCGACGCCAACACACCCACCTGGTCGGTACCGTCGGCCGGCTTCTGGGCTCCTGACATCCGCTATCTCAACGGCCACTACGTGCTCTATTTCGTCTCGCCCAACACGACGACGAGTGCGGACACCTTCGACCCCGCGATCGGTGTGGCAACGGCGCCGACACCGGCCGGGCCGTGGACCGACTCGGGAAAGCCGTTGCTGGCACCGCAGAAGAACGCCAACGGCGCCGGCTACACGACCGTGATCGACCCCGCCGAGTTCACCGACACGGACGGCTCGCGCTACCTCTACTACGGCAGCTACGGCACCGGGATCCGGGTCATCCGGCTCACCGCCGACGGCATGCACACCGTGGGGGCCGCCCGGCAGGTCACCAGCACCCGGTTCGAGGGCTCCTACGTCATCCAGCGGGACGGCTGGTACTACCTGATGGCGTCCTCGGCGAACTGCTGTGCGGGCGCGACCACCGGCTACACCGTCTTCGCCGGCCGGGCACGCAGTCCGCTCGGGCCGTTCCGCGACAAGGAGGGCGTGTCGCTGCTCGGCTCCGACACCGGCGGAACGATCGTGGTCGCGCCCAACGGGAACCGTTGGGTCGGTACCGGGCACAACGCGATCGTCACCGACCTGTCCGGCCAGACGTTTCTGGCCTACCACGCCGTCGACAAGAACCGTCCCTACCTGGACGGGTCGCCCGGCTTCACCATGCGACCGATGCTGCTCGACCGGTTGGACTGGATCGACGGCTGGCCCACCGTGCGCGGCGGGGCGTGGGCGTCGGACACGCCGCAGGTCGCTCCGGTCACCCGGGGGACCGTGGACGACACCTTCACCGCGGGCACCGACCTGCACGCCGCGACGGGCTCACTCGACGTGCGTCCCGCCGATCCCGGAAGCGATGCCGGCGGCTACGGCCGGCTCGGCGGGCCCACCTCCCTTGCGGTCTCGGACGCAGCCCTGCCGGCGGATGTGCACGTCGAGGCGGACGTGCGGAGTGCTGGAGACGCGGATTCGGTCGGCGTCGTGGCGCGCTACCGCGACCCGGCGGACAACATCCGCGCGGTCCTCGACGCGGCCGGCCACACCCTCCGCATCATCTCGACGGTCCACGGCCGGTCCGTCGCCCGGGAGATCGGGCTGCCGGCCGACTTCGTCGCCTCCGCCTGGCACACCCTCGCGGTGGACGTCCGGGGTCGGCAGATCAGCGCCCAGATCAGCGACGCCCGCCTCGGTGACCCCTACGCCGCGGTCACCGCGACCGCACCAGCGATCCCAGGCGGCTCCCGGGCCGGTGTCACCGGCGTGGGCGCGGTCGATGTCGACAACGTCGCCGCCGCCGGCTTGTACCGCCCGCAGACCCGGACCGCACCGTTGCCCCGGATCGGCCGGCTCGACCCGCGCGCCTCCGACGAATTCCGGGCGGGCCTCGGTACCGGATGGTCCTGGCTGCGGCAGGACCCCGACGCGCAGGTGAGCGGCGGGCAGTTGACCTGGCCCACCGAGGACAGCGATCTCTCGGGTGCCAGTGCCGGCCAGGCCGGCGTGCTGCTCCGCGACCCGCCCGGCGGCGACTACACGGTCGAAACGAAGCTCTCGATGAACCTCGGTGTCGACACGGTCCGCAACTACCAGCAGGCCGGTCTCGTGGTGTATCTCGCCGACGACCATTTCCTGCGACTCGACCACGTCGCGGTCGACGGGACGCGGATCGTGGAGTTCGGCAAGCGGGAGACCTTCGCCGGGGTGTCGTCCTGGGGCGGCGCCGTGATCGGACCGCCGAGCGGCACCGTCTGGCTGCGGATCGCGCACCGCACCGATCCGGCGACGGGCGAGGGTCTCTACCGGGCCGGCTCCAGCCGGGACGGCCGGCACTGGATCTGGGGTGCGGTATGGACGCTGCCGGCCGGGAGCCAGCCCCGGATCGGCCTGGTCTCGCAGGGGTCGAGCCCCGCGACCGACCAGGCCGTCGGAAAGGCGATCGCCCGGTTCGATTACTTCCGGGTCTACCGGTGA
- a CDS encoding PIG-L family deacetylase, translated as MSSVRTGVRTIVSFHAHPDDEALLTAGTLARLAAEGHRVVLVVATAGAAGLVSSDLTGDLAAIRTEEVRRSARLLGCARVVMLGYDDSGLDGRLDATRSFAHAEVDVAAARLAAVLDEERADAVTIYDAAGGYGHPDHVQVHHVGARAAQLAGTPMVLEATVDRDLLQRALRLTRRLPLPADFDADRFATAYTPRSALTHRVDVRRYAAQKRAAMAAHATQLSGGTDARTLRVFLRLPRPVFRAVFGHEWFVEHGRTPSRPPLDDVLAGLTRPDGHRPGANGRRS; from the coding sequence GTGAGCTCGGTTCGGACCGGCGTACGCACGATCGTCTCGTTCCATGCGCATCCCGACGACGAGGCCCTGCTGACCGCAGGGACCCTGGCGCGGCTCGCCGCCGAAGGTCATCGTGTCGTCCTCGTCGTGGCGACCGCCGGCGCGGCCGGTCTCGTGTCGTCTGACCTCACCGGTGACCTCGCCGCCATCCGGACCGAGGAAGTGCGCCGATCCGCGCGACTGCTCGGCTGCGCGCGGGTGGTGATGCTCGGGTATGACGACTCGGGCCTGGACGGGCGGCTCGACGCGACCCGGTCCTTCGCGCATGCCGAGGTCGACGTCGCAGCCGCCCGGTTGGCCGCCGTGCTCGACGAGGAGCGCGCCGACGCCGTGACGATCTACGACGCCGCGGGCGGCTACGGCCATCCCGATCACGTCCAGGTCCATCACGTCGGCGCGAGGGCTGCCCAGCTCGCCGGGACGCCTATGGTGCTGGAGGCCACCGTCGACCGCGACCTACTGCAGCGGGCGCTGCGGCTGACCCGCCGACTGCCCCTGCCGGCCGACTTCGACGCCGACCGGTTCGCGACCGCCTACACACCGCGCAGCGCCCTCACCCACCGGGTCGACGTCCGCCGATACGCCGCGCAGAAGCGGGCCGCGATGGCCGCCCACGCCACCCAGCTCTCCGGCGGCACCGACGCCCGCACCTTGCGGGTCTTCCTGCGTCTCCCCCGCCCCGTGTTCCGGGCCGTCTTCGGCCACGAGTGGTTCGTCGAGCACGGCCGGACCCCGAGCCGCCCGCCGCTCGACGACGTCCTCGCCGGTCTCACCCGCCCGGACGGTCACCGGCCGGGAGCAAACGGACGCAGGTCGTAG